Genomic segment of Oncorhynchus tshawytscha isolate Ot180627B linkage group LG13, Otsh_v2.0, whole genome shotgun sequence:
tgttgttgtccccctctcccagttcctcaggtgtgttgttgtcccctctcccagttcctcaggtgtgttgttgtccccctccccagttcctcaggtgtgctgttgtcccctctcccagttcctcaggtgtgttgttgtcccctctcccagttcctcaggtgtgttgttgtccccctctcccagttcctcaggtgtgttgttgtcccctctcccagttcctcaggtgtgttgttgtccccctctcccagttcctcaggtgtgttgttgtccctctcccagttcctcaggtgtggtgttgtccccctctcccagttcctcaggtgtgttgttgtccccctctcccagttcctcaggtgtgttgttgtccctctcccagttcctcaggtgtgttgttgtcccctctcccagttcctcaggtgtgttgttgtccctctccccagttcctcaggtgtgttgttgtccccctctcccagttcctcaggtgtgttgttgtcccctctcccagttcctcaggtgtgttgttgtcccctctcccagttcctcaggtgtgttgttgtcccctctcccagttcctcaggtgtgttgttgtcccctctcccagttcctcaggtgtgttgttgtccccctctcccagttcctcaggtgtgttgttgtccccctctcccagttcctcaggtgtgttgttgtccccctctcccagttcctcaggtgtgttgttgtccccctctcccagttcctcaggtgtgttgttgtccccctctcccagttcctcaggtgtgttgttgtcccctctcccagttccccccctctcccagttcctcaggtgtgttgttgtcccctctcccagttcctcaggtgtgttgttgtccccctctcccagttcctcaggtgtgttgttgtcccctctcccagttcctcaggtgtgtttttgtcccctctcccagttcctcaggtgtgttgttgtcccctctcccagttcctcaggtgtgttgttgtccccctctcccagttcctcaggtgtgttgttgtccccctctcccagttcctcaggtgtgttgttgtccccctctcccagttcctcaggtgtgttgttgtccccctctcccagttcctcaggtgtgttgttgtccccctctcccagttcctcaggtgtgttgttgtccccctctcccagttcctcaggtgtgttgttgtccccctctcccagttcctcaggtgtgttgttgtcccctctcccagttcctcaggtgtgttgttgtccctctctcccagttcctcaggtgtgttgttgtcccctctcccagttcctcaggtgtgttgttgtccctctcccagttcctcaggtgtgttgttgtccctctcccagttcctcaggtgtgttgttgtccccctctcccagttcctcaggtgtgttgttgtccccctctcccagttcctcaggtgtgttgttgtccctgtgttgttgtcctctcccagttcctcaggtgtgttgttgtccccctctcccagttcctcaggtgtgttgttgtccccctctcccagttcctcaggtgtgttgttgtccctctcccagttcctcaggtgtgttttgtccctctctcccagttcctcaggtgtgttgttgtccccctctcccagttcctcaggtgtgttgttgtccccctctcccagttcctcaggtgtgttgttgtccctctcccagttcctcaggtgtgttgttgtccccctctcccagttcctcaggtgtgttgttgtccccctctcccagttcctcaggtgtgttgttgtccccctctcccagttcctcaggtgtgttgttgtccccctctcccagttcctcctcaggtgtgttgttgtccctctcccagttcctcaggtgtgttgtccccctctcccagttcctcaggtgtgttgttgtccccctctcccagttcctcaggtgtgttgttgtccctctcccagttcctcaggtgtgttgttgtccctctcccagttcctcaggtgtggtgttgtccccctctcccagttcctcaggtgtgttgttgtccccctctcccagttcctcaggtgtgtttttgtccccctctcccagttcctcaggtgtgttgttgtccccctctcccagttcctcaggtgtgttgttgtccctctcccagttcctcaggtgtgttgttgtccctctcccagttcctcaggtgtgttgttgtccccctctcccagttcctcaggtgtgttgttgtcccctctcccagttcctcaggtgtgtttttgttcccctctcccagttcctcaggtgtgttcCTCAGGTgtgtccccctctcccagttcctcaggtgtgttgttgtccctctcccagttcctcaggtgtgttgttgtccctctcccagttcctcaggtgtattgttgtccctctcccagttcctcaggtgtgttgtccccctctcccagttcctcaggtgtgttgttgtccctctcccagttcctcaggtgtgttgttgtccctctcccagttcctcaggtgtgttgttgtccccctctcccagttcctcaggtgtgttgttgtccccctctcccagttcctcaggtgtgttgttgtccccctctcccagttcctcaggtgtgctgttgtccccctctctcagttcctcaggtgtgttgttgtccccttctcccagttcctcaggtgtgttgttgtccccctctcccagttcctcaggtgtgttgttgtccccctctcccagttcctcaggtgtgttgttgtccccctctcccagttcctcaggtgtgttgttgtccctctcccagttcctcaggtgtgttgctgtccctctcccagttcctcaggtgtgttgttgtcccattctcccagttcctcaggtgtgtcgttgtccccctctcccagttcctcaggtgtgtcgttgtccccctctcccagttcctcaggtgtgttgttgtccccctctcccagttcctcaggtgtgttgttgtccctatcccagttcctcaggtgtgaACACGAGCAGTGGCAGTTTTCCCAAATCCCACTCCTCCCAGTATTCTGAAGTCagcgtcacacacacacccctctccgtGGACCAGAGTCCAGATTCCGGAATCGTCAAAACCCCTGTGAGTGTTATTCTTTACGTCACATTCTCACCCTCCAGTCCTCCGTCCTTGCTCTTGTACCCTCCTATCTTCTGACACCCCATTACAAAGCTCCTCCCCCCACAACATGCTCCTCTCATCCTGCAACAGTATGCCTGGTCCAATACTGTCTGTTCTGAAAACAGCCTCAACCCCCTAGCCCTTCCATTTCAAACCTAGGTGCAGCCATCACTGTATTGCTCACACCTATCCAGTTCCTAGCTGCCAACACAGAGGGGTCAGGGCATGTTTAGAATGCTATAGATGAGTCACAGGCTCCAAGGCTGGCTCTGATGTCAGGGGTCACCAAGCATGGGTCTAGTCCCCCACATGGCTAGGTTGGGGGGGGTTATGGTCACAGTCAAAGTCCAGGTGTGGAGGCAGAGACGGGGATGAGGGTCACAAAGCACCCTCAATCAAGGCTCTCATATTCAGATCCCAGTCTGCAAAACAATGCTTAAAACCCCTTGCTCTtcgtcctccttctcctcttattcatctctccttctcctctctctcctctcgtttcTCAGCTGCCGTCCAGCCGGTTCAGGTTCGTGTCGTGGCAGCGGCTTGAGGAGAGTGATGTCAAAGGAGACCAGCTCTCCTGTCCCAGGGTCAGAGAAGGTCAGAGAGGTCACCACCTTGGCAACCTTTGACCTTTTAATAATTTTATTTTGCTCTCATCTCAGTTCTCATAAGTAACTGCTGTCATCATTATATCAACCAGGGCCGTCAGTGGAGGACCTCTTTCTGAGAAAGGATGACACCCCCttggaaagggggaggaggaagaggagagaggaagaagggcagaggtgggaggagaggcttcAAGAGAACTGGGAGAATTGTGTGGTGAGTTACAactcagagacatactgtactatGTGTATAACAagcatgtgtgtgagtgcctgtgtgtgcatgtgtgtgtgtgtgttgtgtgtgtgtgtgtgtgtgtgtgtgtgtgtgtgtgtgtgtgtgtgtgtgtaacctctcCCTGTATTCCTGGTATTCCCAGGAGCTGAACCTGTCCTATCAGGACTTGGGAGATCCGTTCCAGCAGGAAAACTTCAGTCGGATCCTGAGGAGGCTGATCCGAGTGGAGAGACTGCAGCTGATCAATAACTCCCTCACAGACCTGAGTTCTATATGCCTGCCAAGGTACTACACTACCCACAATGCCCATCTATACGCCTGCCATTATACTACACTACATACAAAGCATCAATATACGCTTGCAAATTACTACACTAGCCACAATACAAATCTTCACATCATATAGTGACAACCGTAgttctgtcctctttcctctacacagtaaaaATAAAAGTGTGAATTGAACTCCTATAGAGTTGAATTCAACACAGTTTCAGATAACATTTGGTCCCAGTCCACATAGTGTTAAAGTTACTCTACAGGTAGTATCACACTTTCAGAGTTATTTTCACTCAAAATGGTGTTAAAATTCACACATAAATGTCTTAATAATATTTAACACTGGTTTAGTTACACTCTCCAGTGTTATTTAAtgactgaattgaattgaattcacAACGGCAATGACTGCATCATTTTACACGATTTAATTCCGACACTGAGAGCTCATTGGCTCCTCATAATGTTGAACACTCATCCTGGGTTACAATAAGTCAACACTCATTTTTTACACCCTGTCGCACTCTGACCATTATTTTgcattgtttgtttctatgttttgtttggtcagggtgtgatatgagtgggcattctatgttgtatgtctagtttgtctatttctatgtgttttggcctgacatggttctcaatcagtggcaggtgtttgtctttgtctctgattgggaaccatatttaggtagcctgttttgtattgtggtttgtgggttattgtctatgtgatgttgcatgttagcactcagttttggtagcgtgtgtgtgtgtgtgtgtgtgtgtgtgtgtgtgtgtgtgtgtgtgtgtgtgtgtgtgtgtgtgtgtgtgtgtgtgtgtgttgtgttgtgtgtgttgtgtgtactttggtgtactttgtgttttttcgtctttcattaaaaagatgtattcacatcacgctgcgctttggtctcctcaatacgacgatcgtgacacacaCCCTTTTTTACTGTGTAGGTGCCGAAGCCTGAATCTGCATCGTAACCACCTGACATGTATTCGTCAGCTGCCAAAGCTCCCGGCCCTGGAGCACCTGTGTCTCTCTGAGAACAGCATCTCCAcactgaggggactgggggctctGGGAACCAGCCCACTCCACTCCCTCACACTCAGATCTAACCCTGTCAACTACATACAGGACTACCGTGCACGGtgagggggaatagagggagggagaggaggtggggagggagggagaggaggtgagggagaatagaggaagggagaggaggtgaggagggagggagggagaggaggatggagggagggagaggaggtgagggggaatagaggaagggagaggaggtgaggagggagggagggagggagaggaggatggagggagggagaggaggtgagggggggaatagaggaagggagaggaggtggggagggagggagaggaggtggggagggagggatggagggagggagaggaggtggggagggagggagaggaggtggggaggggagggggagaggaggtggggagggaggaagaggaggtgaggagggagggtgaggagggagggagaggaggtggggagggagtgagggagaggagatggaggtggggagggagggagaggaggtgaggagggagggagaggaggatggagggagagagaggagatgaggaggatagagggaggggaggtgaggaggatagaggaagggagaggaggtgaggagatggagagatagaggaggatggagggagggagaggagggtggagggagggagaggagatgtggaggatagaggaagggagggaggtgaggagatggagagatagaggaggatggagggagggagggagggagaggaggatggagggagggagaggaggtgaggatggagggagggagggagaggaggtgaggaggatagagggagggagggagaggaggtgaggaggctggagggaggggaggtgaggatagagggagagggaggtgaggagatggagagagaggaggatggagggggagaggaggtgaggaggatggagggagcggaggtgaggaggatggagggagggaggtgaggaggatagagggagggagggagaggaggtgaggagatagaggaggacagaaggagggagagaaggtgaggggatagagggggagaggggatagagggagggagggagaggggatagagggtgagaaagaggtggggaggatagagagagaggaggtgaggggaatagagggagagagaggaggtgggagggatagagggagagagaggaggtgggagggagagatggtgaggggatagagggggagaggaggtgaggggatagagggtgagagaagaggtggggaggatagagagagagaggaggtgagggggagagaggaggtgggggggatagagggagagagaggaggtgggggatagagggatagggaggaggtgagagggagagaggaggtggggggggatagagggagagagaggaggtgggggatagagggatagggaggaggtgggagggatagggagggggagagagaggaggtgggggatagagggatagggaggaggtgagggggatagagggagagagaggaggtgagggggagagaggaggtgagggggatagagggatagggaggaggtgatagggagggggagagagaggaggtgggggatagagggatagggaggaggtgagggggatagagggagagagaggaggtgaggggaagagaggaggtgagggggatagagggagagagaggaggtagggggatagagggatagggaggaggtgagggggatagagggatagggaggtggtgggagggatagggaggaggtgggagggatagggaggaggtgagggggatagggggagagagaggaggtgagggggatagagggatagaggaggtgagggagagagaggaggtggggggatagagggatagaggaggtgagggagagagaggaggtaaggagatagcgggagagagaggaggtgagggggatagggggagagagaggaggtgggggggatagagggatagaggaggtgaaggagagagaggaggtaaggagatagcgggagagagaggaaaattatAGAATGTCAagaattatttatatttttttgtcttaACCCTTAGTTGCCCTCTCTTCTCTGCAGTGTGTTCTCTTGTTTGCCAAAACTAAGAGTTCTGGATGGAATCCCCAAGCTGCCAGAAGATTCCATGCCCCCTGGACTCCAACTCCCAGCAGCCACCAGGATGTGTAACGTTCTGTGACATCAAACTAAGGGGCTTTGGAAATtccataaataataataaaagtaattcCATAAATAATAATCAAAGTAATTCCATAAATAATACACTGACAACATTTTAGTAGGGCTACTAATACTGTATATTGTGTATATTTTATGACTGAATATAGAAGATGTTTTTATATTGTTAAGAGTTGTTTTTACTTGTACCGGGTTATGTGACTGGGCTGTTAGGCATTTGGCTGATCTAGGAAGACACTGAGGCTCATGTTGGAACTTGgctttgagggagggaggggtgggagcgagagagatagattcTATCAGGCAGCTACATGACACTGCCCTACTGACACAGAGAACAGTGGGGTCAGCAGTCAGCCTCCTCGAGCCTCACAACACATCCAACTGGATGTACCACACAGGCATCACAGACGTCCCTCTGAccctccaactccctctctccttccctccctccatctctctctttccctccctccatctccctctctccttccctccctccatctcctttccactttctatctccctccctctctctctctccatctctttcccactttccatctctctccctccatctccttccctccctccatctccttccctccctccatctccttcccactttccatctctctccctccctccatctccttcccactctccctccatctccctccatccttctccctccctccatcaccctcCATCCGTCTCggcttctctttttctcttttcgaCAGTACTCCTCTTATGATGACTGTTTAATGACCTCTGTGACTCGAGAGACAGGATACGCATGTTAACGGGTCACATTCAGAATGTCCCATCCTGTCTGTCAACAGCAGTTCATTCAATCATATCCAGTAGCGTCTGTATTCTTTtttaataatggtgttgatatCACTTCCCTGTGGTTCTGGACTCAAACAGACTCCTGCTCTCACGCACACTCTTGATTGGTCCGCTTGGCCcgtcccccttcctcctcctcctcttcgtagTTCCCTTCCTTGTtgatctctccttcctttctgcGTTCTCCCTCTTTTCCTGTTGGGACCTCCTGGTCTTTCACTTCCTCCTGCAGCAGAACAAACACATTCACCAGGTGGGTAAGACCATAGACAATCAGAAACCTACAGAATATTTacatggtagtggtagtgtctatgGTAGT
This window contains:
- the LOC112246348 gene encoding uncharacterized protein LOC112246348 → MSESSSGVNTSSGSFPKSHSSQYSEVSVTHTPLSVDQSPDSGIVKTPLPSSRFRFVSWQRLEESDVKGDQLSCPRVREGPSVEDLFLRKDDTPLERGRRKRREEEGQRWEERLQENWENCVELNLSYQDLGDPFQQENFSRILRRLIRVERLQLINNSLTDLSSICLPRCRSLNLHRNHLTCIRQLPKLPALEHLCLSENSISTLRGLGALGTSPLHSLTLRSNPVNYIQDYRARVFSCLPKLRVLDGIPKLPEDSMPPGLQLPAATRMCNVL